A genomic segment from Streptomyces sp. NBC_01233 encodes:
- a CDS encoding holo-ACP synthase, whose product MIIGVGIDVAEIDRFGAALERTPGLAQRLFVDAELTLPSGERRGTASLAARFAAKEALAKALGAPAGMLWTDAEVFVEASGQPRLRVAGTVEARALALGVKSWHISLSHDAGVASAVVIAEG is encoded by the coding sequence GTGATTATCGGCGTCGGGATCGACGTGGCGGAGATCGATCGGTTCGGCGCGGCGCTGGAGCGCACGCCGGGCCTCGCCCAGCGGCTTTTCGTCGACGCCGAGTTGACGCTGCCGAGCGGTGAGCGGCGCGGGACCGCCTCGCTCGCCGCGCGGTTCGCCGCCAAGGAGGCGCTGGCCAAGGCGCTCGGCGCGCCCGCCGGGATGCTGTGGACCGACGCCGAGGTGTTCGTGGAGGCCAGCGGGCAGCCGCGGCTGCGGGTGGCGGGAACGGTGGAGGCGCGGGCGCTGGCGCTGGGCGTGAAGTCCTGGCACATCTCGCTGAGCCACGACGCCGGCGTCGCGTCCGCCGTGGTGATCGCCG